The following are from one region of the Gloeomargarita lithophora Alchichica-D10 genome:
- the sigC gene encoding RNA polymerase sigma factor SigC — protein MSLDQVELSTPEVQSASPGGTQDLVRLYLQEIGRVELLSRDQEVAEAQRVQRYGQLLEFAQGVAGGKSTDNPAQQALLGQYLALRQLRDQLTAQSGHRPTPQQWAQAAGVTAATLKQTLTQARTLWAELAGLTLEELGQIEREGLRAKTHMIEANLRLVVSVAKKYQNRGLELLDLVQEGTLGLERAVDKFDPTKGYRFSTYAYWWIRQGITRAIATQSRTIRLPVHVIEKLNKLKKAQRQAAQSQGHTPSLREIAQEMDMTPEQVRELLACIPRAVSLETRVGRERDTELGELLEAAEVSPEEQLISESLHQDLLELMNDLTLRERDVITMRYGLRDGHVYSLAEIGRALNLSRERVRQIESKAMQKLRQPKRRNRMRGYLDSLN, from the coding sequence ATGAGCCTAGACCAGGTTGAACTTAGCACGCCTGAGGTGCAGTCAGCTTCCCCCGGCGGGACGCAGGATTTAGTCCGGCTGTACTTACAAGAGATTGGTCGGGTCGAACTGCTCAGCCGGGATCAGGAAGTCGCTGAAGCGCAACGGGTGCAACGGTATGGGCAACTGCTGGAGTTTGCCCAGGGGGTCGCCGGGGGTAAAAGTACCGACAATCCGGCACAACAGGCTTTGTTAGGGCAGTATTTGGCACTCCGCCAACTGCGGGATCAACTCACCGCCCAGTCCGGCCACCGTCCCACGCCCCAGCAATGGGCACAGGCCGCCGGAGTCACTGCGGCCACCTTAAAACAAACCCTGACCCAGGCGCGGACGTTGTGGGCAGAGTTGGCGGGTTTGACTCTTGAAGAGTTAGGGCAAATTGAACGGGAGGGATTACGGGCAAAAACCCACATGATCGAGGCGAATTTGCGCCTGGTGGTCTCGGTGGCAAAAAAATACCAAAATCGGGGTTTGGAACTTTTGGATTTGGTGCAGGAAGGCACCCTGGGTTTAGAGCGGGCGGTGGATAAGTTTGACCCCACCAAGGGGTATCGTTTCAGCACCTATGCTTATTGGTGGATACGCCAGGGGATTACCCGCGCCATTGCCACCCAGTCCCGCACCATCCGGCTGCCGGTGCACGTAATTGAAAAGTTAAACAAACTCAAAAAAGCCCAACGGCAGGCCGCCCAATCCCAGGGGCACACCCCCAGCCTGCGGGAAATTGCCCAGGAAATGGACATGACCCCGGAGCAAGTTCGAGAACTATTGGCCTGTATCCCCCGTGCCGTTTCGCTGGAAACCCGGGTGGGACGGGAGCGGGATACGGAACTGGGGGAATTGCTGGAAGCCGCCGAAGTCTCCCCCGAAGAGCAACTCATCAGCGAATCCCTGCACCAGGACTTGCTGGAATTGATGAACGATTTAACCCTGCGGGAACGGGATGTGATTACCATGCGCTACGGTCTGCGGGATGGGCACGTTTATTCTTTGGCGGAAATTGGCCGCGCCTTGAATTTATCGCGGGAGCGGGTGCGCCAAATTGAATCCAAAGCAATGCAAAAATTGCGGCAACCCAAACGGCGCAATCGGATGCGGGGGTATTTAGATTCCCTAAATTGA
- a CDS encoding IS630 family transposase (programmed frameshift), with protein sequence MLICTKQEMVSLLGKFIRSNPDARELKRALAVRMAVEEKPYAEIAEFLEVNKSFISYWKQQFYEQGIVGLKLGYCGSKGYLEAVERQEIIDWLRTKNYWDLDELVTHLDINYDVIYQSKQSYYDLFSEAGISWKRSQKVNPKTEPEVVKKKREEIQEFMLINQAEIESGQLIVLFLNECHLCWGDVCGYVWGRSDIRIEIPILNQRNRQTYFGALNYQTKEFILREYDVANGANTIDFMKYLKSEFSGKRIALIWDGAAYHKSREIQEFLASLNQGKEQSEWEFTCIIFAPNSPEQNPVEDVWLHGKNFLRSVWNRLKSFPVVKWLFKFSLSYQKFTFSKIDQYSPHSVLV encoded by the exons ATGCTGATATGCACAAAGCAAGAAATGGTTTCTCTTTTAGGAAAATTTATCCGGAGTAATCCTGATGCAAGGGAACTGAAACGAGCATTAGCAGTAAGAATGGCTGTGGAGGAGAAACCTTATGCTGAGATTGCCGAATTTCTAGAAGTCAATAAGTCATTTATTAGTTACTGGAAACAACAGTTTTATGAACAAGGCATTGTGGGACTTAAACTGGGTTATTGTGGTAGTAAAGGTTATCTAGAAGCAGTAGAAAGACAGGAAATAATTGACTGGCTACGAACGAAAAATTATTGGGATTTAGATGAATTAGTAACTCATCTTGACATAAATTATGATGTAATTTATCAATCGAAACAAAGTTATTATGATTTGTTCTCAGAAGCTGGGATCAGCTGGAAGAGGTCGCAGAAAGTAAACCCAAAAACAGAACCAGAAGTAGTA AAAAAAAAACGAGAAGAGATTCAAGAATTTATGCTAATCAATCAGGCTGAGATTGAGTCTGGGCAGTTAATAGTGCTATTTTTAAATGAGTGTCATTTGTGTTGGGGTGACGTTTGTGGCTATGTATGGGGGCGGTCAGATATTAGGATAGAAATTCCTATCTTGAACCAAAGAAATAGACAAACCTATTTTGGGGCTTTAAACTATCAAACAAAAGAATTTATTCTTCGGGAATATGATGTGGCAAATGGAGCGAATACTATAGATTTTATGAAGTATCTAAAAAGTGAATTTTCTGGAAAAAGAATTGCATTGATTTGGGACGGAGCGGCCTACCATAAATCACGGGAAATACAAGAATTTCTTGCCTCATTAAACCAAGGTAAAGAACAAAGTGAATGGGAGTTCACTTGTATTATATTTGCGCCAAATTCTCCTGAACAAAACCCTGTTGAAGATGTGTGGCTACACGGTAAGAATTTCTTAAGAAGTGTTTGGAACCGCTTGAAATCTTTCCCCGTCGTTAAATGGCTATTTAAGTTTTCTTTGAGTTATCAAAAATTTACTTTCTCTAAAATAGATCAATACTCACCTCATTCCGTTCTGGTTTAG
- the csaB gene encoding polysaccharide pyruvyl transferase CsaB — MRVVISGYYGYGNGGDEALLVTLLQMLPPQVQPVVLSAQPQVTQALYGVAACDRWRLGELLTELRRSQGFIWGGGSLIQDSTSIASPLYYLGLMSLAQGMGRETLAWAQGVGPLQRRWVRWLAGQVFRRCTQVTVRDAPAAHQLYAWGRSVLLAPDPVWALADQPYRPLADLPAPRMAVALRPHRYLTPAWLDTITKALQQFQQATGVWVVLLPFQPATDLDIARHLHQALGERASILQPAHPAQLKGVFRGIELVVTMRYHGLVMGAAAGCRCFSLSYDPKVRQLQQELAMPGLDLQQIPPPASELSRQWLDLYANGEGLSSEQVQSWVDRALLHREVLHQMWG; from the coding sequence ATGCGGGTAGTGATCAGCGGTTATTACGGCTATGGCAACGGTGGGGACGAAGCCCTGCTGGTGACCCTCCTGCAAATGTTGCCGCCCCAGGTGCAACCGGTGGTTTTATCTGCCCAACCCCAGGTCACCCAAGCGTTGTACGGGGTGGCGGCCTGTGACCGGTGGCGGTTGGGGGAATTGCTGACCGAGTTACGCCGTAGTCAGGGCTTTATCTGGGGCGGGGGCAGTTTAATCCAGGACAGTACCAGCATTGCCAGTCCTTTGTACTACCTGGGGTTGATGTCCTTGGCGCAGGGGATGGGGCGGGAAACCCTGGCTTGGGCGCAGGGGGTCGGGCCTTTACAACGCCGGTGGGTGCGTTGGTTGGCGGGGCAAGTGTTCCGCCGCTGTACCCAGGTGACGGTGCGGGATGCCCCGGCGGCGCACCAACTTTACGCTTGGGGACGGTCGGTATTGCTGGCTCCTGACCCGGTGTGGGCGTTAGCAGACCAGCCCTATCGGCCCTTGGCTGATCTGCCCGCTCCCCGGATGGCGGTGGCCTTGCGCCCCCATCGTTATCTCACACCCGCCTGGTTGGATACCATTACTAAAGCATTACAGCAATTTCAACAGGCCACTGGAGTATGGGTGGTGTTGTTACCCTTTCAACCGGCAACGGATTTGGACATCGCCCGCCACCTCCACCAGGCGTTGGGGGAGCGGGCAAGTATTCTCCAACCCGCACACCCTGCCCAGTTGAAGGGGGTGTTTCGGGGGATTGAACTGGTGGTGACCATGCGCTACCACGGTTTGGTGATGGGGGCGGCGGCGGGCTGTCGTTGCTTTAGCCTCAGCTATGACCCCAAGGTGCGCCAGTTACAGCAGGAATTGGCCATGCCGGGGCTGGATTTACAGCAGATACCCCCACCGGCGAGCGAATTGAGCCGCCAATGGCTCGACCTGTACGCCAACGGGGAAGGTTTATCCTCCGAACAGGTGCAATCCTGGGTAGATCGGGCGTTATTGCACCGGGAAGTACTGCATCAGATGTGGGGATAA